The proteins below come from a single Benincasa hispida cultivar B227 chromosome 4, ASM972705v1, whole genome shotgun sequence genomic window:
- the LOC120076591 gene encoding uncharacterized protein LOC120076591 — protein MITKTTNQVKHQVNKTSKTNSSTSQTCINSCCLHNKSSDKTNFINSSKNKLTNYPKMARQLQMMHPSQATAQVGMAGVSLLLCAFALFMCASHARKWRRRWNACLDYGYEFEDPVIELNQEATVMTTQRVNACVVNATESENVNDEMFFSREQQAAIWQKNILMGGKCQLPDFSGVILYDPNGNAVTPAKTPRPLLTWK, from the coding sequence ATGATCACCAAAACCACAAATCAGGTCAAACATCAGGTCAACAAAACCTCAAAAACCAACAGCTCCACTTCCCAAACTTGTATAAATTCATGCTGCCTTCATAATAAGTCTTCAGACAAAACAAACTTTATAAATTCTTCAAAGAACAAACTTACAAACTACCCCAAGATGGCAAGGCAACTGCAAATGATGCATCCTTCACAAGCCACAGCCCAGGTTGGCATGGCTGGTGTGAGCCTTCTCCTGTGTGCTTTTGCATTGTTCATGTGTGCTTCCCATGCCCGAAAATGGCGCCGTCGGTGGAATGCTTGCTTGGATTATGGTTACGAGTTTGAGGATCCTGTCATAGAGCTGAACCAAGAAGCAACGGTCATGACTACGCAACGAGTGAATGCCTGTGTTGTGAATGCCACCGAGTCGGAGAATGTCAATGATGAGATGTTCTTCAGCAGAGAGCAACAAGCTGCTATATGGCAGAAGAATATACTCATGGGGGGGAAATGCCAGCTACCAGATTTCTCGGGTGTCATATTATACGACCCCAATGGAAATGCTGTAACCCCTGCCAAAACTCCGCGTCCTTTACTCACCTGGAAGTGA
- the LOC120076590 gene encoding DEAD-box ATP-dependent RNA helicase 39-like, which yields MGSRRKALFELSHYANSLLCPTKRSTFPNLTLSRNAFLASRLHSSAFSRTSTDGTAMENDQPPQSNRDAMLLEKFRLRKLKGSSKVSQESSSTSSNRGEKVITGFKELGLCNELAEAVEEMGIFAPSELHCVGIPALLEGKNVVLGSLYGPERALAYLLPLIQNLKRDGKKYGVRSKHPRAFVLCSSVELSDEVFQMAKFISNYRQLATARDNGCIELELQKSASDISIGLLIGTPGEILKLIEEGSVVPDEINYLVLDELDSMFDLGFGPNIKDILTSVRHCNEKCQSVVLTSTFIKMLHEQHSSLVESLKRGDTGEIAAMLLEIEEEEAFHLMESPDTLKCKLADVVESLCASTQRT from the exons ATGGGAAGCAGAAGAAAAGCTCTTTTCGAGCTCTCCCACTACGCAAACAGCCTCTTATGTCCAACCAAACGTTCTACTTTCCCTAACCTCACGCTCTCCAGGAACGCTTTCTTAGCTTCTCGACTTCATTCCTCTGCCTTTTCCAGAACCTCCACCGATGGCACCGCCATGGAAAATGATCAACCGCCGCAATCGAACAGAGATGCGATGCTTCTTGAAAAGTTCAGGCTCAGAAAACTCAAAGGCTCGTCGAAAGTTTCGCAAGAATCATCGAGTACGAGTTCTAACAGAGGTGAGAAGGTTATCACAGGTTTCAAGGAGTTAGGGCTTTGCAATGAATTAGCCGAGGCTGTAGAAGAAATGGGAATTTTTGCTCCTTCTGAGTTGCATTGTGTAGGGATTCCGGCTCTTTTGGAAGGAAAGAATGTGGTGTTGGGATCTCTTTATGGACCTGAAAGGGCTTTGGCTTACTTGTTGCCTCTCATTCAg AATCTAAAAAGGGATGGAAAAAAGTATGGCGTGAGGTCCAAGCATCCTCGAGCTTTTGTTCTGTGCTCATCTGTGGAGCTATCTGATGAG GTGTTTCAAATGGCAAAATTCATCAGCAATTACAGGCAGCTCGCAACTGCAAGGGATAATGGTTGTATTGAATTAGAACTTCAAAAAAGTGCATCTGATATCTCGATCGGTTTGTTAATTGGCACCCCTGGTGAAATCCTCAAACTCATTGAAGAGGGGAGTGTGGTTCCTGATGAAATCAATTACTTG GTATTGGATGAGTTGGATTCAATGTTCGATCTTGGTTTTGGCCCCAACATTAAGGATATTTTAACTTCAGTAAGACACTGCAATGAAAAGTGCCAATCTGTCGTGCTTACTTCGACATTTATAAAG ATGTTGCACGAACAACATTCATCCCTTGTCGAGTCTCTTAAGCGTGGTGATACAGGAGAGATAGCTGCTATGCTTttagaaattgaagaagaagaggcaTTCCATCTTATGGAATCTCCAGATACTCTGAAATGTAAACTTGCCGATGTGGTCGAGTCACTTTGTGCATCTACACAGAGAAC GTGA
- the LOC120075928 gene encoding hypoxanthine-guanine phosphoribosyltransferase translates to MAVHSHIERVLWNHDQISARVSDLASQISAAFAGTSSPPVLVGVATGSFIFLADLVRRINLPVAVDFVRVESYGFGTQSNGAPKISSDLKVDVKNKHVILVEDIVDTGNTLSCLIAHMEAKGASSVSVCTFLDKPMRRKVNFQLVGEGKFYRGFECPDYFVVGYGMDFAELYRNLPYVGVLKPECYQ, encoded by the exons ATGGCAGTTCACTCTCACATTGAGAGAGTGCTCTGGAACCACGACCAGATTTCGGCTCGAGTCTCAGACCTCGCCTCCCAAATCTCCGCCGCCTTCGCCGGAACCTCTTCTCCGCCAGTCCTCGTCGGCGTCGCCACCGGATCCTTCATCTTCCTGGCCGACTTGGTTCGTCGCATCAATCTTCCTGTCGCTGTTGACTTCGTTCGTGTCGAATCTTACGGTTTCGGTACTCAGTCTAATGGTGCTCCTAAAATCTCATCGGACTTGAAGGTCGATGTTAAGAACAAGCATGTAATTCTG GTTGAGGATATTGTAGATACTGGAAATACTTTATCATGTCTCATTGCTCACATGGAGGCAAAAGGAGCATCATCTGTATCAGTATGCACTTTTCTTGATAAACCGATGAGACGAAAGGTTAATTTTCAGCTAGTAGGCGAAGGAAAGTTCTATCGCGGGTTTGAA TGTCCAGATTATTTTGTGGTAGGCTATGGAATGGATTTCGCGGAGCTGTACAGAAATTTACCATATGTTGGCGTTTTGAAGCCTGAATGTTACCAGTGA
- the LOC120075752 gene encoding MRN complex-interacting protein, translating into MATIFIAVQCFQCSTMQVKQQRKSGNRWICAVCNEKQSLQKVFARASMAKDVRKFVQNFNMSRKYADEQAKADELLDGGIVDEDKLDCSARRKRRNDWSEYLDPEEDRSHNGRENEGELESESTDEKIVTEIPEVKTRKSGSTSCSRWSEGEGDGFYRPIFSKRKHIANNLSSQDEVRNWESTSTIQTMKWSKGNDEQIISKAKNLSAPFQDKKMSKNSHKIADEIQNWELQSEIEASKGSKDMSKDDENSRTKTSILAKVRGPSSKWSEYITEEDNCRGRNGENMATDQCIDILKKIINDEIVDDDIHPDFK; encoded by the exons ATGGCGACGATCTTCATCGCCGTCCAGTGTTTTCAATGCTCCACCATGCAG GTGAAGCAACAGCGAAAGAGCGGGAATAGGTGGATCTGTGCAGTGTGTAACGAGAAGCAATCACTGCAGAAGGTGTTTGCTCGAGCTTCTATGGCTAAAGACGTCCGTAAATTCGTACAGAACTTCAATATGTCTCGGAAATATGCGGATGAACAGGCGAAAGCCGATGAGCTCCTTGATGGAGGAATTGTTGACGAAGATAAGCTTGACTGCAGCGCGAGGAGAAAAAGACGTAACGATTGGAGTGAATATCTCGATCCCGAGGAAGATCGCAGCCATAATGGAAGAGAAAACGAAGGAGAAttag AGAGTGAATCTACTGACGAAAAGATTGTGACGGAGATTCCGGAAGTTAAAACGAGGAAATCTGGTTCAACGAGCTGTTCAAGGTGGTCGGAAGGAGAAGGAGATGGATTTTACAGACCAATTTTCTCGAAGAGGAAACATATTGCCAATAATTTGAGCTCCCAAG ATGAGGTTCGAAACTGGGAGTCGACATCAACAATTCAGACAATGAAATGGAGTAAAGGCAACGATGAACAAATTATCTCGAAGGCCAAGAACTTGAGTGCGCCTTTCCAGGACAAAAAGATGAGCAAGAACAGTCATAAAATTGCAGATGAGATTCAAAACTGGGAGTTGCAATCAGAAATTGAAGCATCAAAAGGGAGTAAAGATATGTCAAAGGATGATGAAAATTCAAGGACGAAAACTAGCATATTAGCCAAGGTAAGAGGACCTTCTTCCAAGTGGAGTGAATACATAACTGAAGAAGACAACTGCAGAGGTAGAAATGGAGAAAATATGGCAACAGACCAATGCATCGATATATTGAAGAAGATTATAAATGATGAAATTGTTGATGACGATATCCATCCTGATTTCAAGTGA
- the LOC120075751 gene encoding polyadenylate-binding protein 3, translated as MAATVPAPATAALVPTAAIPPSTGSVATGGGFLSSSLYVGDLDQSVNEGQLLELFGQVAQVVSIRVCRDQTRRQSLGYAYVNFSSHQDAVNAMEHLNFTPVNGKPIRIMISNRDPSIRKSGYANVFIKNLDTSIDNKALHDAFASFGTVLSCKVAVDSNGQSKGYGFVQFENEESAESSIVRLNGMLINDKQVYVGPFIRHQERIRANGSQFTNVYVKNLPETTTDDDLKNLFAAHGTITSAIVMTDSNGKSKCFGFVNFQNTDSAAAAVEKLNGTILGDDRILYVGRAQRKAEREAELKAKFEQERKSRFEKLQGANLYIKNLDDHIDDEKLKELFSEYGTITSCKVMLDQHGLSKGSGFVAFSSPDEATRALSEMNGKMKGRKPLYVAVAQRKEERKARLQAQFAQMRATGGISPLPSGMPGFHPGAPRVSPQQVYFGQGNPGLVPPQPAGYGFQPQLMSGMRPGMGPNFLMPYQYQRQGQPGPRSGMRRGGNSQPVQQQQLLLRGSGQGFRYMNNARNGLEPSVLPQGLVGPMMPLAFDSSGVSSSPIDIQRSRAVPTSTLASALASATPENQRVMLGEQLYPLVERLEPSHAAKVTGMLLEMDQPEVLHLIESPDDLKSKVAEAMEVLRKASSEPELSDQLGALALTK; from the exons ATGGCGGCTACAGTTCCGGCACCGGCGACAGCCGCTTTAGTTCCAACGGCGGCGATTCCTCCTTCGACGGGCTCTGTGGCCACTGGAGGCGGGTTTTTGAGTTCCTCATTGTATGTAGGCGATCTGGACCAGAGCGTGAACGAGGGACAGCTTTTGGAACTGTTCGGCCAAGTGGCTCAGGTTGTCTCAATTAGGGTTTGCAGGGATCAGACGCGCAGGCAATCGCTTGGATATGCTTATGTTAATTTTAGCAGCCATCAGGATg CTGTCAATGCCATGGAACATTTGAATTTTACCCCTGTTAACGGGAAGCCTATCAGGATTATGATCTCTAATCGAGATCCTAGCATCCGAAAAAGTGGCTATGCAAATGTTTTTATCAAAAATCTGGACACGTCAATTGATAACAAGGCATTACATGATGCATTTGCTAGTTTTGGTACTGTTCTTTCTTGTAAAGTTGCTGTTGATAGCAATGGTCAATCAAAAGGTTATGGATTTGTGCAATTTGAAAATGAGGAATCAGCCGAAAGTTCCATCGTAAGGTTGAATGGCATGCTAATCAATGATAAGCAAGTTTATGTTGGACCATTTATTCGACACCAAGAAAGGATTCGAGCAAATGGATCGCAGTTTACTAATGTTTATGTGAAAAACTTACCAGAAACTACCACGGATGATGACCTAAAAAATCTTTTTGCTGCACATGGTACCATTACTAGTGCAATTGTCATGACAGATTCAAATGGGAAGTCCAAATGTTTTGGTTTTGTGAACTTCCAGAACACAGACTCTGCTGCTGCTGCAGTTGAAAAGTTGAACGGTACCATCCTTGGTGATGACAGGATTTTGTATGTAGGTAGGGCTCAAAGGAAAGCAGAAAGGGAAGCCGAGTTGAAAGCAAAATTTGAACAGGAAAGGAAGAGtagatttgaaaaattacaaGGTGCTAATTTGTACATCAAAAATCTTGATGACCATATTGATGATGAGAAGCTTAAAGAGTTATTCTCTGAGTATGGAACAATCACATCATGCAAG GTTATGCTTGACCAACATGGATTGAGCAAGGGGTCTGGTTTTGTTGCCTTTTCTTCACCAGATGAAGCAACCAGAGCC TTAAGTGAAATGAATGGAAAGATGAAAGGAAGGAAGCCTCTGTATGTGGCTGTTGCCCAGCGCAAGGAAGAAAGAAAGGCTCGACTGCAG GCACAGTTTGCTCAAATGCGAGCAACTGGCGGAATATCACCTTTGCCTTCCGGAATGCCAGGATTTCATCCAGGGGCACCGCGAGTTTCACCTCAGCAGGTGTATTTTGGTCAGGGAAACCCTGGGCTAGTGCCCCCACAGCCTGCTGGATATGGCTTCCAGCCTCAACTCATGAGCGGGATGCGACCTGGCATGGGCCCTAACTTCCTCATGCCTTACCAGTATCAGAGGCAAGGACAGCCCGGGCCACGCTCAGGGATGAGACGAGGTGGAAATTCACAACCTGTACAGCAGCAGCAG TTACTGCTCCGTGGCTCTGGGCAAGGCTTTAGATACATGAACAATGCACGAAATGGATTAGAGCCGTCCGTCCTGCCCCAAGGTCTTGTTGGTCCAATGATGCCTCTAGCATTTGATAGTTCTGGAGTGTCTAGCTCCCCAATAGACATTCAGCGATCGAGGGCTGTGCCTACTTCAACACTCGCTTCTGCATTAGCTTCTGCTACTCCGGAAAACCAGCGTGTG ATGCTCGGCGAGCAACTGTATCCACTTGTGGAACGTCTCGAGCCCAGTCATGCAGCAAAGGTTACTGGAATGCTGCTAGAGATGGACCAACCAGAGGTGCTTCATCTCATCGAGTCACCTGATGACTTGAAGAGTAAGGTGGCCGAGGCAATGGAAGTCCTCCGCAAAGCTTCGTCAGAACCCGAGCTTTCTGATCAGCTTGGTGCATTGGCCCTGACCAAATGA
- the LOC120075632 gene encoding uncharacterized protein LOC120075632 isoform X1 — protein MASSAVIGWRSLFLLLASIMVATLVYTIATHGSPFRTEHLSRFMVALLIDFYFNVIVIATWVCYKESNWISAAIWIVFLVCLGSVATCAYILWQLWQLSSQESFEDIMYNVLTKDPNKYALNGVQQHRKHSNIMIAKIGFGAMGCLMVVTLAYLFSDGSPFHKELYTPWVVTTLIDFYINGTALSVWMFYKEESWLTALVWIVLFIIFGSASSCPFIVKELFKLNSEDPAYLVLFKNSNRSERKYESTSDGR, from the exons ATGGCGAGCTCAGCTGTAATTGGATGGAGGAGTCTGTTCCTTCTATTGGCCTCAATAATGGTTGCAACTCTCGTTTACACAATCGCCACTCATGGCTCTCCTTTCCGCACAGAACATCTCTCACG GTTCATGGTGGCATTATTAATTGATTTCTATTTCAATGTCATAGTTATTGCG ACATGGGTTTGCTATAAGGAATCAAACTGGATTTCTGCAGCGATTTGGATAGTTTTTCTTGTATGTCTTGGCAG TGTGGCTACATGTGCCTACATTCTTTGGCAGTTGTGGCAATTATCGTCTCAGGAATCCTTTGAAGATATTATGTACAATGTTCTGACTAAGGATCCAAACAAGTATGCACT GAATGGCGTGCAGCAGCATAGGAAGCACTCCAATATTATGATTGCAAAAATAGGTTTTGGTGCTATGGGTTGTTTGATGGTGGTAACTTTGGCCTATCTTTTCAGCGACGGTTCACCTTTTCACAAGGAGCTTTATACACC CTGGGTGGTGACCACGCTGATTGATTTCTATATAAATGGCACAGCTTTATCA gtctggatgttctataaagaAGAATCGTGGCTTACTGCACTCGTTTGGATAGTTCTATTCATAATCTTTGGGAG CGCCTCTTCATGTCCTTTCATTGTTAAGGAGCTATTCAAGCTCAACTCTGAAGATCCAGCATAccttgttttatttaaaaattccaACAG GTCAGAAAGAAAGTATGAAAGCACATCGGATGGTAGATAG
- the LOC120075632 gene encoding uncharacterized protein LOC120075632 isoform X2, producing the protein MASSAVIGWRSLFLLLASIMVATLVYTIATHGSPFRTEHLSRFMVALLIDFYFNVIVIATWVCYKESNWISAAIWIVFLVCLGSVATCAYILWQLWQLSSQESFEDIMYNVLTKDPNKNGVQQHRKHSNIMIAKIGFGAMGCLMVVTLAYLFSDGSPFHKELYTPWVVTTLIDFYINGTALSVWMFYKEESWLTALVWIVLFIIFGSASSCPFIVKELFKLNSEDPAYLVLFKNSNRSERKYESTSDGR; encoded by the exons ATGGCGAGCTCAGCTGTAATTGGATGGAGGAGTCTGTTCCTTCTATTGGCCTCAATAATGGTTGCAACTCTCGTTTACACAATCGCCACTCATGGCTCTCCTTTCCGCACAGAACATCTCTCACG GTTCATGGTGGCATTATTAATTGATTTCTATTTCAATGTCATAGTTATTGCG ACATGGGTTTGCTATAAGGAATCAAACTGGATTTCTGCAGCGATTTGGATAGTTTTTCTTGTATGTCTTGGCAG TGTGGCTACATGTGCCTACATTCTTTGGCAGTTGTGGCAATTATCGTCTCAGGAATCCTTTGAAGATATTATGTACAATGTTCTGACTAAGGATCCAAACAA GAATGGCGTGCAGCAGCATAGGAAGCACTCCAATATTATGATTGCAAAAATAGGTTTTGGTGCTATGGGTTGTTTGATGGTGGTAACTTTGGCCTATCTTTTCAGCGACGGTTCACCTTTTCACAAGGAGCTTTATACACC CTGGGTGGTGACCACGCTGATTGATTTCTATATAAATGGCACAGCTTTATCA gtctggatgttctataaagaAGAATCGTGGCTTACTGCACTCGTTTGGATAGTTCTATTCATAATCTTTGGGAG CGCCTCTTCATGTCCTTTCATTGTTAAGGAGCTATTCAAGCTCAACTCTGAAGATCCAGCATAccttgttttatttaaaaattccaACAG GTCAGAAAGAAAGTATGAAAGCACATCGGATGGTAGATAG
- the LOC120075632 gene encoding uncharacterized protein LOC120075632 isoform X3, which produces MASSAVIGWRSLFLLLASIMVATLVYTIATHGSPFRTEHLSRFMVALLIDFYFNVIVIATWVCYKESNWISAAIWIVFLVCLGSVATCAYILWQLWQLSSQESFEDIMYNVLTKDPNKYALNGVQQHRKHSNIMIAKIGFGAMGCLMVVTLAYLFSDGSPFHKELYTPWVVTTLIDFYINGTALSVWMFYKEESWLTALVWIVLFIIFGSASSCPFIVKELFKLNSEDPAYLVLFKNSNR; this is translated from the exons ATGGCGAGCTCAGCTGTAATTGGATGGAGGAGTCTGTTCCTTCTATTGGCCTCAATAATGGTTGCAACTCTCGTTTACACAATCGCCACTCATGGCTCTCCTTTCCGCACAGAACATCTCTCACG GTTCATGGTGGCATTATTAATTGATTTCTATTTCAATGTCATAGTTATTGCG ACATGGGTTTGCTATAAGGAATCAAACTGGATTTCTGCAGCGATTTGGATAGTTTTTCTTGTATGTCTTGGCAG TGTGGCTACATGTGCCTACATTCTTTGGCAGTTGTGGCAATTATCGTCTCAGGAATCCTTTGAAGATATTATGTACAATGTTCTGACTAAGGATCCAAACAAGTATGCACT GAATGGCGTGCAGCAGCATAGGAAGCACTCCAATATTATGATTGCAAAAATAGGTTTTGGTGCTATGGGTTGTTTGATGGTGGTAACTTTGGCCTATCTTTTCAGCGACGGTTCACCTTTTCACAAGGAGCTTTATACACC CTGGGTGGTGACCACGCTGATTGATTTCTATATAAATGGCACAGCTTTATCA gtctggatgttctataaagaAGAATCGTGGCTTACTGCACTCGTTTGGATAGTTCTATTCATAATCTTTGGGAG CGCCTCTTCATGTCCTTTCATTGTTAAGGAGCTATTCAAGCTCAACTCTGAAGATCCAGCATAccttgttttatttaaaaattccaACAG GTAG